From a single Brettanomyces bruxellensis chromosome 5, complete sequence genomic region:
- a CDS encoding uncharacterized protein (BUSCO:EOG09262HP3) — protein MSFVKEAYIAQLAVKRASLLTKRIADEHLQRGIEKKDKSPVTIGDFAAQAVIIHSILKNFPEDLIVGEENSSLIKSQHLEPKILKEIDWVQKSDSVSNDKLGVITNAEELCSAVDKGNSKGGHKGRIWALDPIDGTSGFLRGAQYAVCLALIVDGVVQVGVVGCPHLPHSLYEKDSKIGGIYTAVKGQGAYFQDLAAAVTSPYDSSHPIHLHNDYDFSKARVVEGVEKGHSSHELQSLIESKLKIAQPPVRLDSQVKYCAVANGDAEIYLRLPTSLSYREKIWDHASGWLLVHESGGIVTDIFGNKLDFGSGRTLNSQGVIAATATLHPEIIKTVKDLVGEHGQMLYRFCSA, from the coding sequence ATGTCATTTGTGAAAGAAGCATACATTGCTCAGCTAGCCGTCAAGCGGGCTTCTCTATTAACTAAGAGAATTGCAGATGAGCATCTTCAGCGTGGaattgagaaaaaggataaaTCTCCCGTTACCATAGGAGATTTTGCAGCTCAGGCAGTTATTATCCATTCTATCCTGAAGAACTTCCCGGAAGATCTTATTGTCGGTGAGGAGAATTCATCATTGATCAAATCTCAGCACTTGGAGccaaagattttgaagGAGATAGACTGGGTCCAAAAATCGGACTCAGTGTCAAATGACAAACTTGGTGTCATCACAAATGCTGAAGAGCTTTGTTCAGCGGTTGATAAGGGAAATTCAAAGGGTGGACATAAGGGAAGGATCTGGGCCTTAGATCCAATTGATGGTACTTCCGGATTTCTTAGGGGTGCTCAGTATGCAGTTTGTTTGGCCTTAATTGTCGATGGTGTTGTCCAGGTTGGAGTGGTTGGATGTCCTCATCTCCCACATAGTTtatatgaaaaagatagtaAGATTGGTGGAATTTACACGGCAGTTAAAGGTCAAGGTGCATATTTCCAGGATTTAGCAGCAGCTGTGACTTCACCTTACGATTCATCACACCCAATTCACTTACACAACGACTACGATTTTTCCAAGGCTAGAGTTGTTGAAGGTGTCGAAAAGGGACATTCTTCCCATGAACTTCAGTCATTAATAGAGTCTAAGCTCAAGATAGCTCAGCCCCCAGTTAGATTAGATTCACAAGTGAAGTACTGTGCAGTTGCTAACGGAGATGCCGAAATCTACTTGAGATTGCCAACAAGTCTTTCTTACAGGGAAAAGATTTGGGATCACGCCTCAGGTTGGCTTTTGGTGCACGAAAGTGGAGGAATAGTCACTGATATTTTTGGCAATAAGTTAGACTTTGGTAGTGGTAGAACTCTCAACAGTCAAGGTGTCATTGCAGCCACTGCAACTCTTCATCCGGAGATTATAAAGACGGTCAAGGATTTAGTCGGAGAGCACGGCCAAATGTTATACAGATTCTGTTCAGcataa
- a CDS encoding uncharacterized protein (BUSCO:EOG09260NZ8~CAZy:GT57), translated as MRQLRKNKFVSLFRSSPLNDFLVPFRKAQNQWVARYIIIVFALIVRCAVGIGPYSGENTPPMYGDFEAQRHWMEITTHLPIGKWYYFDLQYWGLDYPPLTAFHSWLLGKIGSLIDSSWFALNVSRGLETPDLKSYMRITALFSELALYIPAVILFTRWMGRYYNNASTIDQTIIAAAILYQPALIIIDHGHFQYNSVMLGFSLLALVNLLYDNFCVAAILFTLSISFKQMALYYAPIFFFYLLRICLRSPRTHSVCILRFVSVGCSVIATLFLEFLPFVVFGGIGQIKQCLIRLFPFERGLFEDKVSNFWCATNIFIKYKSIFSTSQLKTIALVFTLIGIAPSCGLICFKPRKELLPWCLASCSMAFYLFSFQVHEKSILLPWMPITLLLNEVDSDVISMVCWFFNAALFSMWPLLKRDGLIIQYAVLGILSNWLMGNLSWIRKALRAIKLPVHYRNLATPVLPHNLFWRVIIVGSYIAAIGLQIVEFVFDPPKSLPHLWIIGNVEISFCSFALFWIWCNYRMFTLAVDDSKLKTE; from the coding sequence ATGAGGCAGTTGAGAAAAAACAAGTTTGTCTCACTTTTTCGAAGCTCACCCTTGAATGACTTTCTAGTTCCATTCAGAAAAGCTCAAAACCAATGGGTGGCTCGATATATCATAATAGTTTTTGCATTAATTGTCCGTTGCGCAGTGGGAATTGGACCATATTCTGGTGAAAATACACCTCCCATGTATGGTGACTTCGAGGCTCAAAGACACTGGATGGAAATTACAACACATCTTCCTATTGGAAAATGGTATTACTTTGATCTTCAATACTGGGGCTTAGATTACCCACCACTAACGGCCTTCCACTCCTGGCTTTTGGGAAAGATTGGAAGCTTGATTGATTCCAGTTGGTTTGCTTTGAACGTTTCTCGAGGATTAGAAACTCCAGATTTGAAGTCTTACATGCGAATTACTGCCCTTTTTAGTGAACTCGCTCTATACATTCCAGCAGTTATACTATTTACCCGGTGGATGGGGAGGTATTATAACAATGCCTCAACTATTGACCAAACAATTATAGCTGCTGCAATTTTGTACCAGCCGGCACTTATTATCATTGATCATGGTCACTTTCAATACAATTCGGTCATGCTTGGTTTCTCCCTGCTGGCTTTGGTAAACCTTCTGTATGATAATTTCTGTGTTGCGGCAATATTATTCACTCTTTCCATTAGTTTTAAGCAGATGGCTCTTTACTATGCAccaatattctttttctactTATTACGGATTTGCCTCAGATCTCCTAGAACACATTCGGTTTGCATTTTACGGTTTGTTTCTGTCGGATGTTCCGTAATTGCTACTTTATTCCTTGAGTTTTTGCCATTTGTCGTTTTTGGTGGTATTGGCCAGATCAAGCAATGCCTTATAAGGCTGTTTCCTTTTGAGAGGGGACTATTCGAGGATAAGGTCTCCAATTTCTGGTGTGCAACTAATATCTTTATCAAGTATAAGAGTATATTTTCCACCAGTCAGTTGAAGACAATTGCTCTTGTCTTTACTTTAATTGGAATTGCGCCTTCTTGTGGACTTATTTGTTTCAAGCCTCGTAAAGAGTTGCTTCCATGGTGTTTGGCATCATGCTCAATGGccttttatttgttttcttttcaggTTCATGAAAAGTCGATTTTGCTTCCATGGATGCCAATTACCCTTTTGCTAAACGAGGTTGACTCCGACGTCATTTCCATGGTTTGTTGGTTTTTTAATGCGGCTCTATTTTCCATGTGGCCtttgttgaaaagagaTGGTCTTATAATTCAATACGCTGTTCTTGGAATACTCAGTAACTGGCTCATGGGAAATCTTAGCTGGATCAGAAAGGCACTAAGAGCCATTAAGCTTCCTGTCCATTACAGAAATTTAGCTACTCCTGTTCTTCCCCACAATTTGTTTTGGAGAGTAATTATTGTGGGTTCCTATATTGCCGCTATTGGTTTGCAAATTGTAGAATTCGTGTTTGATCCTCCGAAGTCTCTGCCTCATCTTTGGATTATAGGTAATGTTGAGATCTCGTTCTGTTCGTTTGCATTGTTTTGGATATGGTGTAATTACAGGATGTTTACGCTAGCGGTGGATGATTCTAAGCTTAAAACTGAGTAG